A window of the Bradyrhizobium diazoefficiens genome harbors these coding sequences:
- a CDS encoding CBS domain-containing protein: MKVKDVMHKGVDWVSPNTPITELAKLMRGHDIGCIPIGEDDKLIGMVTDRDIVCKGLASNGFDAGRATARDVMTEGIHCCREDDDLAKAMHHMEKLQVRRLPVINKSKRMVGIISLGDVGRSASGDLLTETVRSVSAHH, encoded by the coding sequence ATGAAAGTAAAGGACGTGATGCACAAGGGTGTCGACTGGGTCAGCCCCAATACCCCAATCACCGAACTTGCGAAACTGATGCGGGGGCATGACATCGGCTGCATTCCGATCGGCGAGGACGACAAACTAATCGGGATGGTGACCGACCGCGACATCGTCTGCAAAGGACTCGCAAGCAATGGCTTCGACGCCGGCCGCGCGACGGCGCGCGATGTAATGACCGAAGGCATCCATTGTTGCCGCGAGGACGATGACCTCGCCAAGGCGATGCATCACATGGAGAAGTTGCAGGTCCGCAGGCTACCGGTGATCAACAAGAGCAAGCGGATGGTCGGCATCATCAGCCTGGGCGACGTCGGCCGTTCCGCGTCGGGTGATTTGCTGACCGAGACCGTGAGGAGTGTTTCGGCGCACCACTGA
- a CDS encoding exopolysaccharide biosynthesis polyprenyl glycosylphosphotransferase, translated as MGAGVPESVPARGLEQPHGDRKWPIHYDSVEPLTILADLATIVLASVLSSLSYDLAVSGEPGDTSKSLGSAGLVSALFISVMKIRGMYGSPELLVLRNQIRAVCLAWTSVFLLLAGTVFALKLGSEISRATNALFAMLGLISLIVQRSVLTALVAKGLAGKLFVGRNIILITDDQRDGDTALNQTVAGLGFCVKGNLVFPPSTAEPSQREEFVAKAIEYARGCDVEEIVVGADPNRWSDLRLLVAELRVLPFPVSFVPLGTSSELFRRPFRELGNAVCVEVQRGPLTSSEQAAKRCIDVLFAGMGLIVLLLPLVIVAIAIKLDSPGPVLFGQKRCGFNGRCFTIRKFRTMSVLEDGPSITQAQFADKRVTRFGTWLRRTSIDELPQLLNVLEGNMSLVGPRPHAVVHDSHFDKIVRGYAFRRRVKPGLTGWAQVNGYRGPTPTVASIERRVEYDLWYIDNWSLKLDLAILLQTPIEMLHGHNAL; from the coding sequence ATGGGCGCGGGTGTACCGGAAAGCGTTCCTGCTCGCGGCCTAGAACAGCCGCATGGAGACCGCAAATGGCCGATCCACTACGATTCCGTGGAACCGCTTACGATCTTGGCCGATCTCGCAACTATCGTTTTGGCAAGCGTATTGTCCAGCCTGTCGTATGATCTTGCAGTATCGGGGGAACCCGGCGACACCAGCAAGTCTCTTGGTTCCGCAGGCCTCGTTTCGGCGCTATTTATTTCGGTAATGAAAATCCGCGGAATGTACGGCTCGCCCGAACTGCTGGTCCTGCGAAATCAAATACGCGCGGTTTGCTTGGCTTGGACAAGCGTGTTCCTTCTGCTCGCCGGCACAGTGTTTGCGCTGAAGCTCGGCAGTGAAATATCCCGCGCCACCAATGCACTCTTCGCCATGCTTGGCCTGATTTCGCTCATAGTTCAACGGAGCGTCCTGACAGCGCTAGTTGCGAAGGGGCTCGCTGGGAAACTATTCGTCGGTCGAAACATCATCTTGATTACCGACGATCAGCGCGACGGTGATACTGCCCTGAATCAAACGGTTGCTGGCCTCGGCTTCTGTGTGAAGGGGAACCTTGTCTTCCCACCTTCCACTGCGGAGCCCAGTCAAAGGGAAGAGTTCGTTGCGAAAGCGATCGAGTATGCGCGCGGCTGCGACGTCGAGGAAATTGTGGTGGGTGCCGATCCGAATCGTTGGTCGGACCTGCGCCTTCTTGTCGCCGAGTTGAGGGTTCTGCCATTTCCGGTAAGCTTCGTTCCCCTTGGGACAAGTTCGGAGCTATTCAGGCGACCTTTCCGGGAACTCGGCAACGCCGTTTGCGTCGAGGTGCAGCGCGGCCCACTGACGTCATCCGAGCAGGCTGCAAAGCGATGCATTGACGTCCTTTTCGCCGGAATGGGGTTAATCGTGCTCCTGCTCCCGCTCGTAATCGTGGCGATAGCGATTAAGCTAGACTCGCCGGGACCCGTCCTCTTCGGGCAGAAGCGTTGCGGCTTCAACGGTAGATGCTTCACAATTCGCAAATTTCGTACGATGTCGGTCCTTGAAGACGGCCCTTCGATCACTCAAGCTCAGTTTGCCGACAAGCGAGTCACACGCTTTGGGACGTGGCTGCGCAGGACAAGTATCGATGAGCTACCTCAATTGCTAAACGTGCTCGAGGGCAACATGTCTCTAGTGGGGCCGCGTCCTCATGCTGTGGTTCACGACAGCCACTTTGACAAGATAGTTCGAGGGTACGCGTTCCGACGCCGTGTGAAGCCGGGACTTACTGGATGGGCGCAAGTTAACGGATACAGGGGGCCAACTCCCACTGTGGCGTCGATTGAACGACGGGTCGAATACGATCTTTGGTATATCGACAATTGGAGTCTCAAGCTTGACCTCGCGATTCTGCTCCAGACACCCATCGAGATGTTACACGGTCACAACGCCTTGTAG
- a CDS encoding BA14K family protein: MRRTIETAPRDGKVVILEDDVFGTCDVAHWSPESGQWIGENGEPIKITSSHWYPMQGDNDLQQGHDVSSNPSRAGSSTSRSRSSFFFPFSSRQAAPQRLQAAPAEAKRMPRVRWRFAAPSIAATLVGVALTGLNLRAEISAYVSRYINQQNIVRIGAIGGQVIGQEMELPSQNLPTPDLLALQRQAEAGQASAPAAAQVGHAAETSAPQSFEEEQHPEDLAHEAAKARHTTDGLNLRLETQDTKTAQLLGQERERTTALAQEAAAARQELTASTAQYRRAIEGERARNAALAIELAMARREIETQAALLRKADDKAAHPKQTTESVTVELRQSLQQEGEKFIKRQREQAVDGRPFVLDEKPGVSLPAWANSYAVVKSSQTAKQPDVVPETAKPPMSLATVPLPRPRAASADVTYGCQRYRTYDSASGTYTGYDGRRLSCP, translated from the coding sequence ATGCGCCGTACGATTGAGACCGCACCAAGAGATGGAAAAGTCGTTATTCTCGAGGATGACGTGTTTGGGACCTGTGACGTCGCTCACTGGTCGCCTGAGTCGGGCCAATGGATCGGTGAAAACGGCGAGCCAATCAAGATCACGTCGTCGCATTGGTATCCAATGCAGGGGGACAATGATCTTCAACAAGGTCACGATGTATCGAGCAACCCCTCTCGGGCTGGGTCGTCGACGTCGCGGAGCCGCAGCAGTTTTTTCTTCCCCTTCTCCTCGAGGCAGGCCGCGCCACAACGGCTGCAGGCCGCACCGGCCGAAGCGAAGCGCATGCCGCGCGTGCGGTGGCGATTTGCGGCTCCCTCAATCGCCGCAACTCTTGTCGGGGTGGCGCTCACTGGCTTGAACCTCCGAGCCGAGATTTCCGCCTATGTGTCCCGATACATCAATCAACAGAATATCGTCAGGATCGGCGCGATAGGTGGGCAGGTCATCGGGCAAGAGATGGAACTGCCGAGCCAGAACTTGCCGACGCCCGACTTATTGGCGCTTCAGCGGCAGGCCGAAGCCGGTCAGGCCAGTGCGCCGGCGGCGGCCCAGGTCGGGCACGCCGCGGAGACGTCCGCGCCACAATCTTTCGAGGAGGAGCAGCATCCAGAGGATTTGGCGCACGAGGCCGCCAAGGCCCGACACACGACTGACGGGCTCAATCTGCGGCTGGAAACGCAAGACACCAAGACAGCACAATTGCTTGGACAGGAGCGCGAAAGAACGACTGCCCTCGCGCAGGAGGCCGCCGCAGCGCGACAAGAGCTGACGGCAAGCACGGCGCAATATCGCCGCGCGATCGAAGGCGAACGCGCTCGCAACGCCGCGCTGGCGATCGAACTTGCGATGGCACGCCGCGAAATCGAGACACAAGCAGCGCTATTGCGCAAAGCGGACGATAAGGCGGCGCACCCTAAACAGACCACCGAGAGTGTGACCGTGGAACTGCGGCAGTCTCTACAGCAAGAGGGCGAGAAATTTATCAAGCGGCAACGGGAACAGGCCGTGGATGGGAGACCTTTTGTGTTGGATGAAAAGCCTGGTGTCTCCTTGCCCGCGTGGGCAAACAGCTACGCCGTCGTGAAGTCCTCCCAGACCGCAAAACAGCCGGACGTGGTGCCCGAGACCGCCAAGCCGCCAATGAGTCTAGCAACAGTTCCATTACCACGCCCGCGCGCCGCAAGCGCAGACGTTACCTACGGCTGCCAGCGCTATCGGACGTACGATTCAGCGTCCGGAACCTACACCGGCTATGACGGACGACGCCTTTCCTGCCCATAG